From a region of the Phaeodactylum tricornutum CCAP 1055/1 chromosome 4, whole genome shotgun sequence genome:
- a CDS encoding predicted protein, which translates to MRRPRKVTPAVPAPAAATDSPADAASASEEDEEFGGFDSSDGEEPSGTAPPSPASSDDEGDGKKTAKPLARSKNTSDEVSVIEKSVIDAEPHLSKDSDGLDSVPRQDRVERKALMVVLRDVICVPLSVAAAMLNNGIKSSDDFRLLTKEDINDLCMRLKMGSMHTKRILVFAKWMHHAPNSVDVAKEFTASVLRFEMMTRAAASYDNVTTTAAKAEKSATSLLPEPFDGSQKKWLTFRYGFEAWAGASGSTFTACIAHHSDRYSKADPTGPHTSPRDVSDLFALSPVVNITRNATIFYTLMSLTSAGDAWGLVEPHEHTKDGRSAWISLCAFYEGTSQVGLTTEQARATVMESVYTGLSKQFSFTKYVARHISANNALLRNKEGYSDAQKTNFFLKGITDPALLPYKATAEARLDDWNFNRVVNYMRTSATKLSSKDRSDSRNVRQTKTTGRATGNQRGNDNKRRGSSNRPSNKGAEKPSRPHKHVLPPELWEALTPAIRESILSAKRSIAPPGREAKRAKSSDTDNSSSTVESYSQLPSSKKPIRKHTCEDHVQVDSSTPETLLRDAPTDISPHVTTKKVTFGAGVLFGRYANRVSLNRMVRSGSHFDQAPWRKSDFRLNDATLVRIRQNRSRGTKPPTNYGEAVIDTGADTVCVGAGYSVLSYTGRSVSLRGFHDDGETFERIPVVTAATAYDYDDGTTVILIFHEALNLGPTQTTSLINLNQIRHAGHQTDDIPKFLSQGKSLHGIETLDGDYIPFELKGRASLLYSRVPTQHELDNCQHIDLTCDQPWDPNSKDWEENEAKYTRHDRSRRACYTDSVPVDILPDWPPLPVSPGSVVPDFHNHVMNPRDVVRELKYATIGASISSPRVLDVDRDKLRRILGHVPMEVVERTLTATTQLAERTGEMPLHRRYKTKFEQLRYRRLKCTLYSDTFKSSIKSSRGHTHTQGFVCGDSYFIYHYLMKAESAADQGLAEFIHNIGIPAQLHTDNAKVETLSKWKKLTSSHWIKTTVTEPYSPWQNRCEHEFGAARIHTRLVLETTKCPEQLWDYALAYVIFVRNHTARKALAWITPITAMTGDTHDISEILVFEFFEPVQYFDNPDVKFPQNKAKVGRWLGIATNVGQALCYHILTDKGTVITRSTVTPLQNLDSSALQTALATFDATIREIYQPSDFALGNKIKAPAFRRDEAMKVARRSDDPGDGNTRNRHVLYDLNEGDDHIQLDPGLTVDDFFENDSPDQDPTSLIIGTDVLLTSGAVQRQGRVTKRDRDGTPVPNDDPGNFVVEFDDGTEEVHGR; encoded by the exons atgcgTCGTCCGAGGAAGGTCACTCCAGCTGTTCCGGCCCCTGCCGCAGCGACGGACTCACCGGCTGatgccgcgtccgcatccgaagaggatgaggagttcggaggattcgactcctccgacggtGAGGAGCCTTCGGGCACCGCACCGCCATCGCCAGCATcttcggatgatgaaggtgatggcaaaaagactgcaaagcctttggctcgcagcaagaacacgtcTGACGAAGTCAGCGTGATCGAGAAAAGCGTCATCGACGCAGAGCCTCACTTGTCTAAAGACAGTGACGGTCTCGACTCCGTTCCTCGGCAAGACCGTGTTGaacgaaaggccttgatggTCGTCCTCCGTGACGTCATCTGTGTTCCATTGTCAGTTGCGGCTGCAATGTTGAACAACGGCATTAAATCATCTGATGATTTCCGTCTTCTCACGAAGGaggacatcaatgatctctgCATGCGGCTCAAAATGGGCTCCATGCATACCAAGCGAATACTCGTCTTCGCCAAATGGATGCATCACGCACCCAACTCAGTCGATgtcgccaaagagttcacgGCTTCCGTGCTACGCTTTGAGATGATGACTAGAGCCGCGGCGTCGTATGATAATGTGACTACGACGGCTGCAAAGGCTGAAAAATCGGCTACTAGCCTCTTGCCTGAACCGTTTGATGGTTcgcagaaaaagtggctcACTTTTCGTTACGGTTTCGAAGCGTGGGCAGGCGCAAGTGGGTCCACTTTTACCGCGTGCATCGCGCACCATTCGGATCGGTATTCGAAAGCCGACCCAACCGGACCCCATACGTCGCCCCGTGACGTttcagatttgtttgcactctCCCCAGTTGTCAACATCACCAGGAACGCAACAATCTTCTATACTCTCATGTCGCTAACCAGCGCTGGGGACGCCTGGGGACTTGTTGAGCCCCACGAGCACACTAAGGACGGACGCAGTGCCTGGATTTCTCTATGTGCCTTCTATGAAGGAACGAGCCAAGTGGGTCTCACTACCGAGCAGGCTCGCGCGACAGTTATGGAGTCGGTGTATACAGGACTGTCCAAACagttttccttcaccaaatATGTCGCTCGGCATATTTCTGCCAACAATGCCCTTTTGCGTAACAAGGAGGGCTATTCGGACGCTCAGAaaacgaatttctttcttaaAGGGATTACTGATCCGGCACTCCTTCCTTATAAGGCAACTGCCGAAGCACGACTCGATGACTGGAATTTTAATCGGGTCGTCAACTACATGCGtacgtccgcgacgaaactCAGTTCCAAGGACAGAAGCGACTCACGGAACGTACGTCAGACAAAGACCACTGGCAGAGCCACCGGCAACCAACGTGGTAACGACAACAAACGGCGTGGCTCGTCCAACCGTCCGTCGAACAAGGGGGCTGAGAAACCTTCCCGCCCTCATAAACACGTCTTACCTCCTGAGCTGTGGGAAGCCCTAACCCCAGCTATCAGGGAGAGTATCTTGAGCGCAAAACGCAGTATTGCACCCCCTGGCCGTGAGGCCAAAAGGGCTAAATCCTCAGATACAGATAACTCTAGTTCAACCGTTGAATCTTATTCACAACTGCCTAGTAGTAAAAAACCTATTCGTAAACATACATGCGAAGATCACGTCCAAGTAGATTCCAGTACCCCTGAAACCCTACTTCGTGACGCACCCACAGACATTTCACCCCACGTCACCACCAAAAAAGTGACATTTGGTGCAGGTGTCCTCTTTGGTCGGTACGCTAATCGCGTATCGTTGAATCGTATGGTCCGCTCCGGCAGTCATTTCGATCAAGCCCCTTGGCGCAAGTCGGATTTCCGACTTAACGATGCGACACTAGTTCGTATTCGTCAGAACCGCTCACGCGGAACAAAACCTCCCACCAATTATGGTGAAGCGGTAATTGATACTGGTGCAGACACCGTCTGCGTCGGTGCCGGGTACTCTGTATTGTCATACACGGGTCGATCAGTCAGCCTTCGCGGTTTTCATGATGACGGTGAAACGTTTGAACGGATTCCGGTTGTCACGGCGGCAACCGCCTATGATTATGACGACGGAACAACCGTGATTCTCATCTTTCATGAGGCACTGAACCTCGGGCCCACACAGACCACCTCGCTCATtaatttgaatcaaatccgACATGCCGGACATCAAACCGATGacattccaaaatttttgtcgcaaggCAAATCCCTTCACGGCATCGAAACTCTCGACGGTGATTATATCCCGTTTGAGCTCAAAGGTCGTGCATCCCTGTTGTATTCTCGCGTACCTACTCAACATGAGCTTGACAACTGTCAGCACATTGATCTCACTTGCGATCAACCATGGGACCCCAACAGTAAAGAttgggaagaaaatgaagcaaaGTACACGCGACacgatcgttctcgtcgtgcCTGCTACACCGACAGCGTACCGGTTGACATTCTCCCGGATTGGCCTCCACTACCCGTTTCCCCTGGATCCGTTGTACCGGATTTCCATAACCATGTCATGAACCCTCGCGACGTCGTTCGCGAACTCAAATACGCCACTATCGGTGCGTCCATATCCAGCCCTCGGGTGTTGGACGTCGACCGCGATAAATTACGGCGAATTCTCGGACATGTGCCGATGGAAGTAGTTGAGCGTACTCTTACCGCCACTACACAACTAGCGGAGCGCACGGGCGAAATGCCTTTGCATCGTCGTTATAAAACCAAGTTTGAACAACTTCGGTATCGACGTTTGAAATGCACACTTTATAGTGATACTTTTAAATCCTCTATAAAATCCTCGCGTGGACATACCCATACTCAGGGTTTTGTCTGTGGTGACTCTTACTTTATCTATCATTACCTAATGAAAGCAGAGTCCGCGGCAGACCAGGGTCTCGCCGAATTCATCCACAACATCGGTATTCCTGCACAATTGCACACCGATAACGCGAAAGTGGAAACACttagcaaatggaaaaaattaaCTTCCAGTCACTGGATAAAGACGACGGTCACTGAACCCTACTCTCCGTGGCAAAAtcgttgcgaacacgaatttgGTGCTGCGCGCATTCACACGCGCCTCGTTCTCGAAACCACCAAGTGTCCCGAACAATTATGGGACTACGCCCTTGCCTACGTCATTTTCGTACGTAACCACACGGCACGAAAAGCGCTGGCCTGGATCACGCCTATTACTGCGATGACTGGCGACACCCATGATATTTCTGAAATCctggttttcgaatttttcgaaccagttcagtattttgacaatcctgatgtcaaatttccacagaataaagccaaagtcggccgTTGGTTAGGTATTGCCACCAATGTGGGCCAAGCCTTGTGCTACCATATTTTGACGGACAAGGGTACTGTAATCACTCGATCTACTGTTACACCTCTCCAAAACCTCGATTCGTCTGCTCTGCAGACTGCCCTCGCTACTTTTGACGCCACCATAAGGGAGATTTATCAGCCTTCTGATTTCGCCCTCGgtaacaaaatcaaagcgccGGCTTTCCGCCGTGACGAAGCGATGAAAGTCGCTCGGCgatccgacgatcccggcGATGGCAACACCCGTAACAGACACGTGTTATACGATCTGAACGAAGGGGATGACCATATTCAACTGGATCCCGGGCTCACGgttgacgatttcttcgagaaCGACTCACCGGATCAGGACCCCACCTCCTTAATTATTGGTACTGACGTTCTACTCACTTCGGGTGCGGTTCAGCGCCAGGGCCGAGTTACCAAGCGCGATCGCGACGGTACTCCAGTCCCTAACGACGACCCTGgaaatttcgtcgtcgaattcgacgacggtaccgagGAAGTCCACG gtcgatga
- a CDS encoding predicted protein has translation MNLLSLLATIAAFVVLPNAHALKPSKCGLLLTQPCLSTTDKRYDANFPNSFVMQNLSWKQYEGLWKVTATNFEGDGIPAQPQPHVPALNYQLLPYTRSEAVAFYNHTLDGSRMMTYGYYFYRPAPSSFCNQTFEPPFQNVIGSGFCGVNGFVSGKAHYGTTTNEKEGDLELFRSVESGALGRDVIDFDPPAKGSWIDSSTLWGSTTIDGVFSQTHSYVFLNNDTAFVSLSVIDLITSSRQANYVAKMTRMDDTEWIAAVEQTYNDYNILEEDKIPVPFEDFSMDPEWYPAEKEWCGGVGSDPACVESPFQEPDAKLKTGPLVGFVILGLALFCVPMYGLYRYQLGQQVRRIKTCFIQGIAKNINIAPTPGALTHEKLLEEFQHMDRDNGGTIEKAELKQWMDEGKVGKISDSDFNVLWSALDIDGSGSIDFVEFCTFLSGCGEAFDEVYNHQQTMSKEQKLKFASQRFSTRSLPNNVCISNDIEDNA, from the exons ATGAACTTGTTGAGTCTGTTGGCCACTATTGCTGCATTCGTTGTGCTTCCTAATGCACACGCATTGAAACCATCAAAGTGTGGATTGCTTCTCACTCAACCTTGTCTGAGTACGACGGATAAACGGTACGATGCCAACTTCCCAAATTCCTTTGTTATGCAAAACCTGTCGTGGAAACAATACGAGGGATTATGGAAAGTCACAGCAACAAATTTTGAAGGCGATGGCATCCCGGCTCAGCCTCAACCGCATGTTCCTGCTTTGAACTATCAACTATTGCCCTACACTCGAAGCGAGGCTGTAGCTTTCTACAATCACACCCTTGACGGCTCCAGAATGATGACTTACGGTTACTATTTCTACCGTCCTGCGCCTTCATCCTTTTGCAATCAAACGTTCGAACCGCCATTCCAAAACGTAATTGGGTCGGGATTTTGCGGAGTGAATGGTTTCGTCTCTGGCAAAGCTCATTACGGGACGACCACCAATGAGAAAGAAG GTGATCTGGAACTTTTTCGTTCTGTGGAATCTGGTGCACTTGGTAGAGATGTAATTGACTTTGATCCTCCAGCAAAAGGAAGTTGGATTGATTCAAGCACATTGTGGGGAAGTACTACAATTGATGGAGTATTCAGCCAGACCCATTCCTACGTTTTCCTGAACAACGATACTGCGTTTGTCAGCCTCAGCGTAATTGATTTAATCACAAGTTCAAGACAAGCCAATTACGTTGCTAAAATGACGAGAATGGATGACACTGAGTGGATTGCGGCGGTTGAGCAAACTTACAACGACTACAATATACTGGAAGAGGACAAAATCCCTGTTCCTTTTGAAGACTTTTCCATGGATCCGGAGTGGTACCCGGCAGAGAAGGAATGGTGTGGAGGAGTGGGCAGCGATCCGGCATGCGTTGAGTCACCATTTCAAGAGCCAGACGCCAAGTTGAAAACCGGTCCTCTTGTAGGATTTGTCATCCTTGGTCTTGCTTTATTCTGTGTCCCAATGTATGGGCTATACCGCTACCAACTTGGGCAACAGGTGCGCCGTATCAAAACCTGTTTCATACAGGGCATTGCCAAAAATATCAACATAGCTCCCACTCCAGGAGCACTTACCCATGAAAAGTTGTTAGAAGAGTTCCAACACATGGATAGAGACAACGGAGGTACCATTGAGAAAGCAG AACTTAAGCAATGGATGGATGAGGGAAAAGTGGGCAAAATTTCAGACTCAGATTTCAATGTGCTATGGAGTGCTTTAGACATTGACGGCTCCGGATCcattgattttgttgaattcTGCACTTTCCTAAGCGGATGCGgtgaagcttttgatgaggTCTACAATCACCAGCAGACTATGTCCAAGGAACAAAAATTGAAGTTTGCTTCCCAACGTTTTTCAACTCGGTCCCTTCCAAACAATGTTTGTATCTCAAATGATATAGAAGACAATGCTTAG